TTCTTAGGGCACACCAGGTGCCGGTCAGAAACACAGACGCGGTTGCCAAGGACAGACATGTGACTATGAGTCATTGTATCTGATCTAGCTCCACAAACAATGCAATTATTCAGCTGTGTCTTATTACAAGGACTCTCCAAATCATTTGCTCTTGCATCTGAATACAGGATCTCACTAGGATACGAGTCACACGAACATTTTAATACTGACAAGACCCTAGCGAGAGAATGCCACAAATGGTGGCTGAGCTGTTGTTGGGTGCACCGCAGTGCTGTCAGAGCCAAAACTCAGAGTCACACAAATATTTGAAGCTGAAACATGCAGCAAAGTGAAAGATTTGAATagatttgaaacagaaatactGACAGACTGAGTTAAAAATGGGGAATTTAACTGAAAGGGAGACAAGTACAGTATATTTCTGTATTTCATGTTCACCAGTCCAGCTGGAACATATACAAGCAAACCATTGCCCACCTCGGATAAATAAGCATAAGTGTTGAGATACTGAAAATGGTTATTATGGGGGAAACGGCCAAACCATTTTCTCTGCCTAAGACATATTTGTATGGCCAGCCATACATGATTTCAGGCACATTAATCAATGTTTACCACAGGCCAATTGGTTGGTTACTGACTAAACTGCATTATTACAATGTATGCGAGGGCAGATTTTAGTGGTTTGTGTATAATATGGGTGTGAAATGCATCACAAAGAAATAAAGGATATTAAATCACCCctctttaaaacattaaataattgaTTAAAAAGTGAATATAACATTGAACTGAATTTCTAAATCTTTTGGACTGCCCTCATATTTCACAGTGTTAGACTGAAGTTCCCATTGTGCCTCACTTTCAAGTAGTTTGTATTCTCAGAATCTgctgtaaaatatttatgatgATTAACTCTTAATCAAAGAACCATGAATGTTACAAAAACGTACCCACCACCagtttttttggggtttttttttctcagcaaATGTAATGCACAATTAGGGTGTTACAGCTGTAATATGCAAGTAATTTCTCAGACCCATAAGAGGAGCAAGTTGTGAAGTCAGTTGCCCACTCTGACATATAGTCCCTGTCTTGCTCTCTCAAtcgaaaaaaacaaaaaaacatggctGTGTGAGAGAGTGACCGTCGCGATCTCGGAGATCTAATGGCTCTCAATCACCACCGGTTCAAAAACACCTGCAGACACCCTGCCAAAGAATAAAAGAACGatattaataaatgcagccGTGGTGAGCCTAAGAGACTcaagcccaaacttttgaatggtagtataagTAATAAACGGATAATACAATTCTTACTAAACTTTTCtacatttataacattacattaaaaggCATTTAAAAGAGCACCAATTTACCTGTTGACAAGCTGGATGCCACTTAATGCTGTGGTACCATCTCTACTGATAAACAgtgttaaattgctgtctgtgGGAGAAAAGGTGACAGAATGATCAGCTTCAGAGATGTGAAGGCTTCACAAGTGAGTAATACCCTTCCACATATGTATCGCCATTGTATCCGTTTAATAAATGGGCTAAAGATGAGTTAATGGtgctaaatatttaatactaCCAAACTGCTTCTCAACACACCTTCATTGTTGCTGACATCTGCAAAGTTCTGACTCTGCACAATCTTCTCCACAATATCATCTGCATCGATTCGTGTGTCGTCCACCCACGTGGGATGGCTCTCCACAGAGTCCTTCTTTCTCCTGTGTAGATATATAAATACTTCTTTTCAATCAAGTCAACTCAGTCACGTTATACTTTGTGTTTAAGCTATATCTGCTTGTGCAGTTAAACTTAAGACAAAGTAGGTTGGTGAAGTTAAGTGCGTGTGGCCAGTGACTCCCCACCTTGAGGGTCTGTTTGGGGGCAGAGCAGGGCGAGGGGGACGTGGGGGCCTCTCTGGTTTTACCACCTCTTTCTCCGGCTCTACGGGGCTCTCGATAGTTGTAGACGTGCCTCCTGATgtgttgctgctgctggtggAGGTGTTCCGGCGGTGCTGGGACAGATCTGTCAGGCTGGAGGAGTGAGAGTGCTCTGTGCTGTAGCCTGTGGAGTGGAGGACAAACATCCCACAAATCAGTGCATGAGTAACTAAGCAGTTCTCTTGACCATAGcactattgtgaaatataatgtaTTGTGCAAATGAAAAGTAAAACTCTCAAATGTAAAAAAGGGGCTCTAAATCTTTTTATGATTCAAGTGAATGTACTGATGGAAATAAACTGAAGAATTTCATTTTCACGTATCAACCTCTCAAGTTTTGATCAATAAGTACTCTACAGTTCAAATtagaaattaaagaaaaaaaaagaaattaatacttttattcaacaaggatgcattaaacaaaatattgtacaaaatatttccatttcaaataattactgttcttttaaatttttcatttttatcagAGAAActttaggaaaaaaatatataaagtagcacaactgttttcaacattgacaataaaaaaatgtttcttaaacaccaaatcagcatattacaatgatttctgaagaatcatgtgagaCTAAAAACTGTAGTAATGATGCtgcaaattcagctttgccttcacagaaataaattactattattgtGTATTAAAATAGACCTCACatcttttaaattgcaatacttgttcacaatattactgtttttaatgtatttttgcagccttggtgaacataagaggcTTCTATCaaaaatttttttcaaaaatcttacaaaccccaaatgtttgaatggtagtagtgtatgcatttaaaaataaaaaaggacacTCACTTTCTTAGGTGAAAATTTCTCTCAAAGAAGTTTGTTTTTAAGAACATAAAAATCTCTGTATTACTGTTTTGTGTCCTGTATAATAAATTGCTTAAAACTGTATTCAATTAGAAGTTcaaatgattaaatgttaattatagAAGTGTGGTTTGAAGGTATTTTTTATACTATAATCAGCTATAATCTGTACCTGATGCTCTTTTGATCGTGCCCTGAGTCCCACCTGAGATTTTGCTCTGTTGGCTGGCAAAGCTGGAGTTGCGAGAGTGTCCCGTGTGGAACACTTCATCTGGACTGGACAGGTTCTCCTCCAACCCCTCCTGAAGACCTCCTGAGAACAAACAGCTTCAGGTCAGTCCAAAATATAGAACACCAACAATATACCATCTTCAAGATAGtcgtaataaaatattaaaactgtgCATTTTTAAGTTACAAAGGTAAAGCATTTATCCACTTGTTAACGTTCTCCATAATTTCAGAAGAGGTGTGTTGGTCATACCCGAGTTGTTCACACAGGGTCTGATTTTGAGTGATCGGCGAGTGCTGCCGCCGAGGGGTGCTGGAGAGTGGTCGGCGGTACCCTCTCCCTTGCGGTCCAGCTGCAGAGAGGGGTCCTGCCCAGCCATGGCAATGGTCTTAGCTGTGCTCACAGGCCTGAGGAAGAGGAGAAAGACAACTTTAGATGTCATCAGGGAGCAATAAGTGCATGTGTTCTCTAAATTGCCTAAAATATAGGAGGGGTGCTATACTGAGCATGGATCAAGATACAGTAACAAAACAATAGTTTCTCAGCACAATGCACTTTCAactagaccagtggttctcaacttcAACACTCCAGAACTCAAAGTTTTAAAAGCTAAATGTTCTCTTTAGGAATCttacatgacatttttagtCATTCATGATTTAATGGATAAAGATTAAGGATATTATAGGGATAATATAAGGACAATATTTTGAGcatccggttggtgaggtctgaatgcactctgatgccggaagtgatcACTCgtactcattgaagtatatatgcgagagatcacttccgtcatcagagagcgttttcagacctcaccaaccggatgctcaaggcagctggacatagtggtgtattagaggtaaaaaaaaaaaagatagaaatactgttcggtttctaacaaaaaccgatcgttttgtgtcttaggacatcaatgtttcgtcacgagccgcagggtttaatttggatttgtctgtgcatgtttttttgactcttatagatggagttcccactgacatgcattatacgactgacagacggcaacggttggtgttaaaaatcatcatttgtgttctactgaagaaacaaagtcacctacatcttggatgccctgggggcaagcagataaacatcaaattttcatttttgggtgaactacccctttaaactaaggttaacactttacaataagattatattaattaacattatttaactactttagttaacatcaactaagaatgaacaatacttctacagtatttatatttcttagttaatgttaatttcaatatttactaatacatcaaaatcaaaaatgttgcattagttaacattagttaatgcactgtgaaataacatgaacaaagaatGAACATCTGGATTTTCATTAACAAGCATTATAGATTAATAGataatgtaacaaatgtattgtcaTTAGTTCatgtaactaatgttaacaaatgagaccttattgtaaagtgttaccaaactaagaattgattttttttaattgatcgAAAAGAATTGATcttgatttttaattgttttagtgtattttaaaaCTACTGAACTAGACAGATTCAGTATTCAGTAACACAAAAGTTAATCTACATTATACAACACACTCACGTTTTGAAGCAGGGATCTCCAGAGAGAAGAGTCATGCCAATGGT
This DNA window, taken from Megalobrama amblycephala isolate DHTTF-2021 linkage group LG4, ASM1881202v1, whole genome shotgun sequence, encodes the following:
- the fam102ab gene encoding protein FAM102A isoform X1, with product MAFLIKKKKFKFQIHFTLEELTAVPFVNGMLFCKIRLLDGGDFSISSSRQEVQENCVRWRKKYSFVCKMSASPATGVLDPCICRVSVRKELKGGKAFSKLGFADLNLAEFAGSGSTVRCCILEGYDTKNTRQDNSILKVTIGMTLLSGDPCFKTPVSTAKTIAMAGQDPSLQLDRKGEGTADHSPAPLGGSTRRSLKIRPCVNNSGGLQEGLEENLSSPDEVFHTGHSRNSSFASQQSKISGGTQGTIKRASGYSTEHSHSSSLTDLSQHRRNTSTSSSNTSGGTSTTIESPVEPEKEVVKPERPPRPPRPALPPNRPSRRKKDSVESHPTWVDDTRIDADDIVEKIVQSQNFADVSNNEDSNLTLFISRDGTTALSGIQLVNRVSAGVFEPVVIESH
- the fam102ab gene encoding protein FAM102A isoform X2, with protein sequence MAFLIKKKKFKFQIHFTLEELTAVPFVNGMLFCKIRLLDGGDFSISSSRQEVQENCVRWRKKYSFVCKMSASPATGVLDPCICRVSVRKELKGGKAFSKLGFADLNLAEFAGSGSTVRCCILEGYDTKNTRQDNSILKVTIGMTLLSGDPCFKTPVSTAKTIAMAGQDPSLQLDRKGEGTADHSPAPLGGSTRRSLKIRPCVNNSGGLQEGLEENLSSPDEVFHTGHSRNSSFASQQSKISGYSTEHSHSSSLTDLSQHRRNTSTSSSNTSGGTSTTIESPVEPEKEVVKPERPPRPPRPALPPNRPSRRKKDSVESHPTWVDDTRIDADDIVEKIVQSQNFADVSNNEDSNLTLFISRDGTTALSGIQLVNRVSAGVFEPVVIESH